Proteins found in one Lysinibacillus fusiformis genomic segment:
- a CDS encoding anti-sigma factor family protein, with the protein MNTCPEHMIDYMHDYLDGDICREHEQELKQHLHTCNDCKQLMQELSETIAFVKSASHITAPPDFEAAVMARLPKPKSRVGIQKWIRRHPFFVAAAVFCLFMSATLLGSFMDDQHFSVTKQPNLVVDGQTVIVPEGEVVKGDIVVKNGDLIVEGEVDGNVTVINGQYMASSAVVSGRIEEIDEVFEWLWYTIKNSVKTAMTFEEKEETK; encoded by the coding sequence ATGAATACTTGTCCAGAGCATATGATAGACTATATGCATGATTATTTAGACGGTGACATTTGTCGTGAGCATGAGCAAGAGTTGAAACAACACTTGCATACATGTAATGATTGTAAACAGTTGATGCAAGAATTGAGTGAAACAATCGCCTTTGTGAAGAGTGCTTCCCATATTACAGCGCCTCCGGATTTTGAAGCAGCAGTGATGGCTCGTTTACCAAAACCAAAAAGTCGAGTAGGTATACAAAAATGGATTCGCCGGCATCCGTTCTTTGTGGCAGCGGCAGTATTTTGCTTATTCATGAGTGCTACATTATTGGGTAGCTTCATGGATGACCAGCATTTCTCAGTAACCAAGCAACCTAATTTAGTTGTTGATGGTCAAACAGTGATTGTCCCTGAAGGAGAAGTGGTGAAAGGCGATATTGTTGTGAAAAATGGCGATTTGATTGTTGAAGGTGAAGTTGATGGCAACGTCACAGTGATTAACGGGCAATATATGGCATCTTCAGCGGTAGTTTCAGGGAGAATTGAAGAAATTGACGAAGTATTTGAATGGTTATGGTATACGATTAAAAATTCTGTAAAGACAGCCATGACATTTGAGGAAAAAGAAGAAACTAAATAA
- the sigW gene encoding RNA polymerase sigma factor SigW, with protein MDALVNKRIKQVLKGDQNAFADIVSLYQHKLYQVCYRMLGNKQESEDIAQEAFVRAYMNLHTFDQKRKFSTWLYRIATNLCIDRIRKKKPDYYLDAEVAGTEGLDMYSQIAADDQLPEEQLEQMELQDRIQYEIGRLPDKYRSVIVLKYIEELSLQEISEILDMPLGTVKTRIHRGREALRKQLNNL; from the coding sequence ATGGATGCGTTAGTAAATAAGAGAATAAAACAAGTGCTTAAAGGCGATCAAAACGCATTTGCCGATATTGTGAGTCTCTATCAGCACAAACTGTACCAAGTATGCTATCGAATGTTAGGCAACAAACAAGAGTCTGAAGACATTGCTCAAGAAGCTTTTGTACGTGCTTATATGAACTTGCATACATTTGATCAGAAAAGAAAGTTTTCGACGTGGCTTTATCGCATAGCGACAAACCTCTGCATTGACCGTATTCGAAAAAAGAAACCGGATTATTATTTAGATGCAGAAGTAGCTGGTACAGAAGGTCTTGATATGTATTCGCAAATCGCAGCAGACGACCAGCTACCAGAGGAGCAGTTAGAACAAATGGAGCTGCAAGATCGCATTCAATATGAAATTGGACGATTGCCGGATAAATACCGTTCGGTTATAGTATTGAAATATATAGAAGAGTTATCGTTACAAGAGATTAGCGAGATTTTAGATATGCCGCTTGGAACGGTGAAAACGAGGATTCACCGCGGACGTGAGGCATTACGTAAGCAATTAAACAATCTGTAG
- the rocF gene encoding arginase: MNKLNISIIGVPTDYGQTRRGVDMGPSAIRYAGVVERLEAIGHEVQDQGDIRVSQKLADAAVDEKLLNLEEVVDVSTALANSVHEVVEQKKFPLVFGGDHSIAIGTLAGLGEHYKNLGVIWYDAHADLNTPETTPSGNIHGMPLAVSIGLGHERLVQIRNFAPKIKPENVIIIGARSVDPGERELIRQQGIKVYTMHEIDRLGMTRVMEDALTYLKERNVDGLHLSLDLDGLDPLYTPGVGTPVPGGITYRESHLAMEMLQESGMVTSAEFVEVNPILDEKNTTANVAVALMGSLFGETLV; the protein is encoded by the coding sequence ATGAATAAACTTAATATTTCTATTATTGGAGTACCAACAGATTATGGACAAACACGCCGTGGCGTAGATATGGGACCAAGTGCTATTCGCTATGCAGGTGTTGTTGAACGTTTAGAAGCTATCGGACACGAGGTACAAGATCAAGGGGATATTCGTGTTAGTCAAAAGCTTGCAGACGCAGCAGTTGATGAAAAGTTACTTAATTTAGAGGAAGTTGTAGACGTTAGCACTGCTTTAGCAAATAGTGTGCATGAAGTAGTAGAACAGAAAAAGTTCCCACTCGTATTTGGGGGAGATCATAGTATTGCTATTGGAACATTAGCTGGATTAGGTGAGCATTACAAAAATCTTGGTGTTATCTGGTATGACGCTCATGCAGATTTAAATACACCTGAAACAACACCTTCAGGCAATATACATGGAATGCCGTTAGCAGTTAGTATTGGGCTAGGACATGAGCGTTTAGTCCAAATTCGCAACTTTGCGCCAAAAATTAAGCCAGAAAACGTTATTATTATTGGAGCTCGTTCAGTAGACCCTGGAGAGCGTGAATTGATTCGTCAACAAGGAATTAAAGTATATACAATGCATGAGATTGACCGACTTGGCATGACACGTGTGATGGAAGATGCACTTACTTATTTAAAGGAACGAAATGTTGATGGCTTACACTTATCACTGGATCTAGACGGACTAGATCCACTTTATACGCCAGGAGTTGGTACACCAGTTCCAGGAGGGATTACGTACCGAGAAAGCCATTTAGCAATGGAAATGTTACAAGAATCAGGGATGGTAACTTCAGCAGAGTTTGTAGAAGTAAATCCTATTTTAGATGAAAAGAATACGACAGCAAATGTAGCTGTTGCATTAATGGGATCTTTATTTGGGGAAACACTAGTTTAA
- the mbcS gene encoding acyl-CoA synthetase MbcS translates to MVSNDLIAPEFYNITEELEKFSQDSDRQAIRWLNTQQERRTVSYVELIQKMNQYANAFTEKGLQKGDRVLVIIPRLPEAYFVFLGCLKAGIVPISCSEMLRASDLEYRMEHSSASAVIAYEAFTSEVDQITSSVDTLKNKLVIGAPKGDWTSLDDLASTQPATFTAVATKRDDMAFLSYTSGTTGKPKGVVHSHGWGYAHIRTAASKWLCVREGDLVWATAAPGWQKWIWSPFLSTIMLGATAFVYHGGFDAKTYLQLMQDEKVNVLCCTPTEYRIMAKIDNLQVYNLSSLRSAVSAGEPLNRPVIETFMNHFGLKVRDGYGQTENTLLIGTLENTELRPGSMGVPTPGNIVRIIDNEGNEAPVGEVGDIAVHKSSPALFKEYYKEPERTQAAFRGDWYITGDQAKCDEDGYFWFEGRGDDIIISSGYTIGPFEVEDALNKHEAVQECAVVAAPDEIRGHIVKAFVILREGFKERDEEDLTKELQEHVKALTAPYKYPRSIVFIEELPKTTSGKIRRIELRATPVQTS, encoded by the coding sequence ATGGTATCAAACGATTTAATTGCACCTGAATTTTATAACATCACAGAGGAATTAGAAAAATTTTCGCAAGATAGTGATCGCCAAGCAATACGCTGGTTAAATACACAACAAGAAAGACGTACAGTGTCTTATGTGGAGCTCATTCAAAAAATGAATCAATACGCAAATGCTTTTACGGAGAAGGGGCTTCAAAAAGGCGATCGTGTATTAGTTATTATTCCTCGACTACCGGAAGCCTATTTCGTTTTTCTAGGCTGTTTAAAGGCTGGCATTGTACCTATCTCATGTTCAGAGATGCTACGTGCAAGCGATTTAGAATATCGGATGGAGCATTCTTCTGCTAGTGCAGTGATTGCCTATGAGGCATTTACTAGCGAAGTTGACCAAATTACTTCTTCTGTAGATACATTAAAAAATAAACTAGTCATCGGTGCTCCAAAAGGAGATTGGACTTCTCTAGATGACTTGGCAAGCACGCAGCCAGCTACATTTACAGCTGTAGCTACTAAACGAGATGATATGGCATTCCTTTCCTATACCTCTGGTACAACTGGTAAACCTAAAGGTGTTGTTCATTCACATGGTTGGGGGTATGCACATATTAGAACAGCGGCTTCAAAATGGCTTTGTGTACGTGAAGGCGATCTAGTGTGGGCAACAGCTGCTCCTGGTTGGCAAAAATGGATTTGGAGTCCTTTTTTATCAACAATCATGCTCGGTGCTACAGCATTCGTCTACCATGGGGGATTCGATGCAAAAACCTATCTTCAATTAATGCAAGATGAAAAAGTAAATGTCCTTTGTTGCACACCGACTGAATACAGAATTATGGCGAAAATCGATAATTTACAAGTCTATAATCTATCATCTCTCCGTAGTGCCGTTTCTGCTGGTGAACCTTTAAATCGCCCAGTGATCGAAACGTTTATGAATCATTTTGGACTCAAAGTACGTGATGGCTATGGACAGACAGAAAACACATTATTAATCGGTACACTCGAAAACACAGAATTACGTCCTGGATCCATGGGTGTTCCAACTCCAGGTAATATTGTACGTATTATCGACAATGAAGGTAACGAAGCACCAGTTGGCGAGGTTGGAGATATTGCAGTTCACAAATCCTCACCAGCTTTATTTAAAGAGTATTATAAAGAACCAGAACGCACACAAGCTGCATTCCGTGGTGATTGGTATATTACAGGTGATCAAGCAAAATGTGATGAAGACGGTTACTTCTGGTTTGAAGGTCGTGGAGATGACATTATTATTTCATCCGGTTATACGATCGGACCATTTGAAGTAGAAGATGCGTTAAACAAACATGAAGCTGTACAAGAGTGTGCAGTAGTAGCTGCTCCAGATGAAATTAGAGGGCATATTGTGAAGGCATTTGTTATCTTACGAGAGGGCTTCAAAGAGCGTGATGAAGAAGATTTAACAAAGGAGCTACAGGAGCATGTTAAAGCGTTAACTGCACCTTATAAATACCCTCGTAGTATCGTCTTTATTGAGGAGTTACCAAAAACGACATCAGGGAAAATTCGCCGTATCGAACTACGAGCTACGCCAGTTCAAACAAGTTAA
- a CDS encoding KinB-signaling pathway activation protein gives MTIRNWAKFFFFAMLVGGAVNGVFSLFIRWEFFQPYIANGQWGEFFAGLLWMVFLGFTMSVIAQAGFFAYLTLHQVGVNIFRTLTLWNWVQLLLIAITVFDIIFFRFIPGVKDGQSWLFYVGLLIVLIFGAIATAVQKVKLTGKKHVMISALFFMIVITTLEWTIALMGRDENINEYVALLLFPLLAVNAYQLLVLPKYNAKSDEDRQKLEARRKARREQAKNA, from the coding sequence TTTGCAATGCTCGTTGGTGGTGCAGTCAACGGAGTTTTTAGTTTATTTATTCGCTGGGAATTCTTCCAACCATACATAGCAAACGGTCAATGGGGTGAATTCTTCGCAGGACTTTTATGGATGGTTTTCTTAGGGTTTACAATGAGTGTTATTGCACAGGCTGGCTTTTTTGCTTATTTAACACTTCATCAAGTAGGTGTAAATATTTTTAGAACACTGACATTATGGAATTGGGTACAACTATTATTAATTGCCATCACGGTTTTTGATATTATTTTCTTCCGCTTTATTCCTGGTGTGAAGGATGGGCAAAGCTGGTTATTCTATGTTGGATTATTAATTGTTCTAATCTTCGGTGCTATAGCAACAGCTGTTCAAAAAGTAAAATTAACGGGGAAAAAACATGTAATGATTTCGGCTCTATTCTTTATGATTGTCATTACAACGTTGGAATGGACAATTGCATTGATGGGTCGCGATGAAAATATTAATGAGTATGTTGCGCTTTTATTATTCCCATTATTGGCGGTTAACGCGTATCAGTTATTAGTATTGCCTAAATATAATGCAAAATCCGATGAAGATCGTCAAAAATTAGAAGCACGCCGCAAAGCTCGTCGTGAACAGGCTAAAAATGCATAA